A single Halobellus ruber DNA region contains:
- the rqcH gene encoding ribosome rescue protein RqcH produces the protein MDPKRELTSVDLAALVTELNRYEGAKVDKVYLYGDDLLRFKMRDFDRGRVELLVEVGDTKRAHVSDPDRVPDAPGRPPNFAKMLRNRLSGADFAGVEQFEFDRILTFSFERGDEDTRVVAELFGQGNVAVLDETGEVVRSLETVRLKSRTIAPGAQYEFPASRVNPLSVSYDAFARRMNDSDTDVVRTLATQLNLGGLYAEEVCTRAGVEKTTPIAEAGDEEYRPLHGALEDLRTRLRAGEFDPRVYEDDGAVVDATPFPLEEHEREGLDSEAADSFNQAVDEYFDRLERTADDDSAEEAASPRPDFEAEIAKQKRIIDQQEGAIEEFEEQAEAERRRAELLYANYDLVDEVLSTVRDARAEDVSWDEIRETLARGAERGIPAAEAVVDVDGAEGTVTVELDDTEVTVDVDTGVEKNADRLYTEAKRIEDKKQGALEAIENTREELEAVKRRRDAWEADEDPEPDGDDEDVDREWLSMESIPIRSSEEWYERFRWFHSSDGFLVIGGRNADQNEEIVTKYLDKHDRFFHTQAHGGPVTVVKASGPSEPAAPVDFPETTLSEAAQFAVSYSSTWKEGRFAGEAYAVTPDQVSKTPESGEYIEKGSFVIRGDRTYYRDVESEVAVGVQCEGETRVVGGPPSAIEDRVATAVRLRPGRYAQNDAAKMIYREFKNRFADQSFLRKVASPDRIQEFLPAGGSEIVEE, from the coding sequence ATGGATCCGAAGCGGGAGCTCACGAGCGTCGATCTGGCTGCCCTCGTCACCGAGTTGAACCGGTACGAGGGCGCGAAGGTCGACAAGGTCTACCTCTACGGCGACGATCTGCTCCGCTTCAAGATGCGGGACTTCGACCGCGGCCGGGTGGAACTGCTGGTCGAGGTCGGCGACACGAAGCGCGCCCACGTCTCCGACCCCGACCGCGTTCCCGACGCGCCCGGACGGCCGCCGAACTTCGCGAAGATGCTGCGGAACCGCCTTTCGGGCGCCGACTTCGCGGGCGTCGAGCAGTTCGAGTTCGACCGGATCCTCACCTTCTCCTTCGAGCGCGGCGACGAGGACACCCGGGTGGTCGCGGAGCTGTTCGGGCAGGGCAACGTCGCGGTCCTCGACGAGACCGGCGAGGTCGTCCGGAGCCTCGAAACCGTCCGGCTCAAGTCCCGTACGATCGCGCCGGGTGCGCAGTACGAGTTCCCCGCCTCCCGGGTGAACCCGCTCTCGGTGAGCTACGACGCGTTCGCCCGCCGGATGAACGACTCCGACACCGACGTGGTGCGGACGCTGGCGACCCAGTTGAACCTGGGCGGCCTCTACGCCGAGGAGGTCTGCACCCGGGCCGGCGTCGAGAAGACCACGCCGATCGCGGAGGCGGGCGACGAGGAGTACCGTCCGCTCCACGGCGCCCTCGAGGACCTCCGGACCCGACTCCGCGCCGGCGAGTTCGACCCGCGCGTCTACGAGGACGACGGCGCGGTCGTCGACGCGACACCGTTCCCGCTGGAGGAACACGAACGCGAGGGGCTCGACAGCGAGGCCGCCGACTCGTTCAACCAGGCGGTCGACGAGTACTTCGACCGGCTGGAACGGACTGCCGACGACGATTCCGCCGAGGAGGCGGCGAGTCCCCGGCCGGACTTCGAGGCGGAGATCGCAAAACAGAAGCGCATCATCGACCAGCAGGAAGGCGCGATCGAGGAGTTCGAGGAGCAGGCCGAGGCCGAACGCCGCCGCGCGGAGCTCCTGTATGCGAACTACGACCTCGTCGACGAGGTGCTCTCGACCGTGCGGGACGCACGAGCGGAGGACGTGTCGTGGGACGAGATCCGCGAGACGCTCGCTCGGGGCGCCGAGCGGGGGATCCCCGCCGCGGAGGCTGTCGTCGACGTCGACGGCGCCGAGGGGACCGTCACAGTCGAACTCGACGACACCGAGGTCACCGTCGACGTCGATACCGGCGTCGAGAAGAACGCCGACCGCCTCTACACGGAGGCAAAGCGGATCGAGGACAAAAAGCAGGGGGCGCTGGAGGCCATCGAGAACACCCGCGAGGAACTGGAAGCGGTCAAACGGCGTCGCGACGCGTGGGAAGCCGACGAGGACCCCGAACCCGACGGCGACGACGAGGACGTCGACCGCGAGTGGCTCTCGATGGAGTCGATCCCGATCAGGAGTTCCGAGGAGTGGTACGAGCGGTTCCGGTGGTTCCACTCCTCCGACGGCTTCCTCGTGATCGGCGGCCGCAACGCCGACCAGAACGAGGAGATCGTCACGAAGTACCTCGACAAACACGACCGCTTCTTTCACACGCAGGCCCACGGCGGCCCGGTGACGGTGGTGAAGGCCTCCGGGCCCTCCGAGCCAGCAGCGCCCGTCGACTTCCCCGAAACGACGCTTTCGGAGGCCGCGCAGTTCGCGGTCTCCTATTCTTCGACCTGGAAGGAGGGGCGGTTCGCCGGCGAGGCCTACGCCGTGACCCCCGATCAGGTGTCGAAGACGCCCGAGTCGGGGGAGTACATCGAGAAGGGGTCGTTCGTCATCCGCGGCGACCGGACGTACTACCGGGACGTCGAAAGCGAGGTCGCGGTCGGCGTGCAGTGTGAGGGCGAGACCCGGGTAGTCGGCGGCCCCCCGTCGGCGATCGAAGACCGCGTTGCGACCGCCGTCCGCCTCCGCCCCGGACGGTACGCGCAGAACGACGCCGCCAAGATGATCTACCGGGAGTTCAAGAACCGCTTCGCCGACCAGTCGTTCCTGCGGAAGGTCGCGAGCCCAGACCGGATCCAGGAGTTCCTCCCGGCCGGCGGCAGCGAGATCGTCGAGGAGTGA
- a CDS encoding class II fumarate hydratase, producing MSDDDYRIERDSLGEVEVPTDAYWGAQTQRAVENFPISGISFGRRFVRALGIVKRAAASANRDLGLLDDEVADAIVDAADEVIAGDHDDQFPVDVFQTGSGTSSNMNANEVIANRAAEILGASVGDRVVHPNDHVNYGQSSNDVIPTAMHVSALEAVHKDLVPALGTLREELAEKETEFDGVVKTGRTHLQDATPVRLGQEFGAYRTQVEKGITRVENVTDDLAELALGGTAVGTGLNTHPEFPERAAEYISEETGLDFGPADSHFEAQAAHDAMSEAHGALRTVAGSLNKIANDLRLLASGPRNGLGEIEQPENQPGSSIMPGKINPVVAEAVNQVHKQVVGNDAAVAAGAAEGQIDLNLYKPVIAHNVLQSAELLSNAAETFGERFVAKLEANEDVCGQQVERSMALATALNPTIGYDKASEVAKTALKEGKTIREVVVAKGYLTEAEADEVLDPESMTHRGILGGE from the coding sequence ATGTCCGACGACGACTACCGGATCGAGCGGGACAGCCTCGGCGAGGTCGAGGTACCGACCGACGCCTACTGGGGCGCCCAGACCCAGCGGGCGGTCGAGAACTTCCCCATCTCGGGGATTTCCTTCGGCCGCCGGTTCGTCCGGGCGCTCGGGATCGTCAAGAGAGCCGCGGCGTCAGCCAACCGCGATCTCGGCCTCCTGGACGACGAGGTCGCCGACGCCATCGTCGACGCCGCCGACGAGGTGATCGCCGGCGACCACGACGACCAGTTCCCGGTCGACGTGTTCCAAACCGGATCGGGCACCTCCTCGAACATGAACGCGAACGAGGTCATCGCCAACCGCGCGGCCGAGATCCTCGGGGCGTCCGTCGGCGACCGGGTCGTCCACCCCAACGATCACGTCAACTACGGGCAGTCCTCCAACGACGTGATCCCGACCGCGATGCACGTCTCGGCGCTCGAAGCCGTCCACAAGGACCTCGTTCCGGCCCTGGGGACGCTCCGCGAGGAACTCGCCGAAAAGGAAACCGAGTTCGACGGCGTCGTCAAGACCGGCCGCACCCACCTCCAGGACGCCACCCCCGTCCGACTCGGACAGGAGTTCGGCGCCTACCGCACCCAGGTCGAGAAGGGGATCACCCGCGTCGAGAACGTCACCGATGATCTCGCGGAACTCGCTCTCGGGGGGACCGCAGTGGGCACCGGCCTCAACACCCACCCCGAGTTCCCCGAACGGGCCGCGGAGTACATCTCCGAGGAAACTGGCCTGGATTTCGGACCCGCCGACAGCCACTTCGAGGCGCAGGCGGCCCACGACGCGATGAGCGAGGCCCACGGCGCGTTGCGGACGGTCGCGGGCTCGCTGAACAAGATCGCGAACGATCTCCGGCTGCTCGCGTCGGGGCCGCGCAACGGCCTCGGCGAGATCGAACAGCCCGAGAACCAGCCCGGGAGTTCGATCATGCCGGGGAAGATCAACCCCGTCGTCGCGGAGGCGGTGAACCAGGTCCACAAGCAGGTGGTCGGCAACGACGCCGCGGTCGCGGCCGGGGCCGCAGAGGGGCAGATCGACCTGAACCTCTACAAGCCGGTCATCGCTCACAACGTCCTCCAGTCGGCCGAACTCCTCTCGAACGCGGCCGAGACCTTCGGCGAGCGGTTCGTGGCGAAACTGGAGGCCAACGAGGACGTCTGCGGGCAGCAGGTCGAACGCTCGATGGCGCTCGCCACCGCGCTGAACCCAACGATCGGCTACGACAAGGCCAGCGAGGTCGCGAAGACGGCGCTGAAGGAGGGCAAAACGATCCGTGAGGTCGTCGTCGCCAAGGGGTACCTCACCGAAGCCGAGGCCGACGAGGTGCTGGATCCCGAGTCGATGACCCACCGAGGCATCCTCGGCGGGGAGTAG
- a CDS encoding BolA family protein has protein sequence MDTDEVERRIEAGIPDAEASVTLPRVPDEDHEDAHFAAVVVSTAFEGKSLVEQHQMVYDALGDAMTDDIHALEMKTYTPEEYEG, from the coding sequence ATGGACACCGACGAGGTCGAACGGCGGATCGAGGCCGGAATCCCCGACGCGGAGGCGAGCGTCACGCTCCCGCGGGTTCCCGATGAGGACCACGAGGACGCCCACTTCGCCGCGGTCGTGGTCTCGACTGCCTTCGAGGGGAAGTCGCTGGTGGAACAGCACCAGATGGTGTACGACGCCCTCGGCGACGCGATGACCGACGACATCCACGCCCTGGAGATGAAGACCTACACGCCCGAGGAGTACGAGGGATAG
- a CDS encoding DUF4013 domain-containing protein, translated as MIEDALHYPRDDDDWTRTVLIGGILSLLGALVVPTILVLGYLVRVLERTMHGDEHPPAFDEWGDMLVDGVKAFAITLAYGLVPAVLAVVVVAGSILPFTVVEGPGAAGTAAGGLGLVVLLVGGLLALVTALVAAYVVPAAIAALAETGEVTAGFSVSRLRPALLSGTYAIAWLWAFAVVVGAGLLTGALNAIPIIGFVIGGFVGFYAAVSAYYIVGRAWGDHRGLEPAEPGETPVEGSTV; from the coding sequence ATGATAGAGGATGCACTCCACTACCCCCGGGACGACGACGACTGGACGAGAACAGTACTGATCGGCGGTATCCTGAGCCTTCTGGGTGCGCTCGTCGTGCCGACCATCCTTGTTTTGGGCTACCTCGTCCGGGTCTTGGAGCGCACGATGCACGGCGACGAACACCCCCCGGCGTTCGACGAGTGGGGCGATATGCTCGTCGACGGGGTGAAAGCGTTCGCGATAACGCTCGCCTACGGTCTCGTCCCCGCCGTGCTGGCGGTGGTCGTCGTGGCGGGATCGATCCTCCCGTTCACGGTCGTCGAGGGGCCGGGAGCCGCCGGAACGGCCGCAGGCGGTCTCGGGCTCGTGGTCCTGCTCGTCGGCGGCTTGCTGGCTCTCGTGACGGCCCTAGTGGCCGCCTACGTCGTGCCTGCAGCGATCGCGGCGCTGGCGGAGACCGGCGAGGTTACCGCCGGCTTCTCGGTCTCCAGGCTCCGTCCGGCGCTTCTCTCCGGCACCTACGCGATCGCGTGGCTGTGGGCGTTCGCCGTCGTGGTCGGCGCGGGACTGCTCACGGGTGCGCTGAACGCGATCCCGATCATCGGCTTCGTGATCGGCGGGTTCGTCGGGTTCTACGCCGCCGTCTCCGCCTACTACATCGTCGGTCGCGCGTGGGGGGATCACCGGGGACTCGAACCCGCAGAACCCGGTGAGACGCCGGTGGAGGGGTCGACGGTCTGA
- a CDS encoding DUF4013 domain-containing protein, with amino-acid sequence MLSDALRYPLDGESWVRTILIGGLLTVLSVLVLPWFFLQGYYVRVLRGVTNGDPDLPQFDDWVELLIDGVKLFVLNVFVVIVLLAVQIAVAVLLGAGSLLAGDPSGVDPGAASGRLGLLGIVVFAVAVLLLSYVVPAMFANFAREDSLVAAFDLSTVLSGALTREYLIAWVLVIAVSLVLGTIASVLTLLLVGIFGLFYVQIATYYLFGRGFAAGLDADGAEY; translated from the coding sequence ATGCTTTCCGACGCTCTCCGCTATCCGCTGGACGGCGAAAGCTGGGTCCGCACGATCCTCATCGGCGGCCTTCTGACCGTCCTTTCGGTGCTGGTACTGCCGTGGTTCTTCCTGCAGGGGTATTACGTGCGCGTCCTACGCGGCGTCACGAACGGTGATCCCGATCTACCGCAGTTCGACGACTGGGTGGAACTGCTGATCGACGGGGTGAAACTGTTCGTCCTGAACGTCTTCGTAGTGATCGTCCTCCTCGCCGTGCAGATCGCCGTCGCGGTCCTGCTGGGCGCGGGATCGCTCCTCGCCGGCGATCCCTCCGGGGTGGATCCCGGTGCGGCGAGCGGCCGGTTGGGGCTTCTCGGGATAGTCGTCTTCGCCGTTGCCGTTCTCCTGCTCAGCTACGTCGTCCCCGCGATGTTCGCGAACTTTGCCCGCGAGGATTCGCTCGTGGCGGCGTTCGATCTGTCGACGGTGCTCTCGGGTGCGCTGACCCGTGAATACCTGATCGCGTGGGTGCTCGTGATCGCTGTCAGCCTCGTTTTGGGGACCATCGCGAGCGTTCTGACCCTCCTGCTCGTCGGAATCTTCGGCCTGTTCTACGTCCAGATCGCGACCTACTACCTGTTCGGTCGCGGCTTCGCGGCGGGACTCGACGCCGACGGCGCGGAATACTGA
- a CDS encoding RNA methyltransferase: protein MADDDPTVGSENGDTERLAGTGRTHDPIVVVVDPETPGNVGTIARAMKNFGLSDLKLVNPPELHEDGEAYGFAGHAREDVLPNAEAVTFEEVVENYHTIGTTAITNDDSRRHVRFPFKTPVEVRESLETVDTRTALVFGREGTGLDNEELARLDEVCSIPASAEYPVLNLGQAATILLYELRTLTVEETQLPDVERERADEAAIDRFYEFFETFHRSVESREHKREKTRVMMRRLIGRAHPTEREITTLTGIFRRANDLIGDRSFGDHVDGATDGDDPST, encoded by the coding sequence ATGGCCGACGACGATCCGACAGTCGGCTCGGAGAATGGCGATACCGAACGCCTTGCGGGGACCGGGCGCACCCACGACCCGATCGTCGTCGTCGTCGACCCCGAAACCCCCGGCAACGTCGGGACCATCGCCCGCGCGATGAAGAACTTCGGGCTCTCGGACCTGAAGCTCGTCAACCCGCCCGAACTCCACGAGGACGGCGAGGCCTACGGGTTCGCCGGCCACGCCCGCGAGGACGTGCTCCCGAACGCCGAGGCGGTGACCTTCGAGGAGGTCGTCGAAAACTACCACACGATCGGCACGACCGCGATCACTAACGACGACAGCCGCCGACACGTCCGCTTTCCGTTCAAGACGCCCGTCGAGGTCCGGGAGAGCCTGGAAACCGTCGACACGCGGACCGCGCTCGTGTTCGGCCGGGAGGGGACCGGCCTCGACAACGAGGAACTCGCCCGGCTCGACGAGGTGTGTTCGATCCCCGCGAGCGCGGAGTATCCGGTGTTGAACCTCGGGCAGGCGGCGACGATCCTCCTGTACGAACTCCGGACGCTGACGGTCGAGGAGACCCAACTGCCGGACGTCGAGCGCGAACGCGCCGACGAGGCCGCGATCGACCGCTTTTATGAGTTCTTCGAGACCTTCCACCGGTCGGTCGAGAGTCGGGAGCACAAACGCGAGAAGACGCGGGTGATGATGCGCCGGCTGATCGGCCGGGCGCATCCCACGGAGCGGGAGATCACGACGCTCACGGGGATCTTCCGCCGGGCGAACGACCTCATCGGCGACCGGTCGTTCGGCGACCACGTCGACGGGGCGACCGACGGCGACGACCCCTCGACCTGA
- the gatE gene encoding Glu-tRNA(Gln) amidotransferase subunit GatE, with amino-acid sequence MTDFDYDDLGLVAGLEIHQQLDTATKLFCRCPTSERDPGEAVRSFTRYLHPTRSELGELDDAAVEESRVDREFEYLAYDTTCLVEEDEEPPHRLDTEAREVALQIADLLEMEPVGQAHVMRKLVIDGSNTSGFQRTALVAQDGEIETSEGAVGVEDLLLEEESAQRVEKRAGGVTYSLDRLGVPLVEIGTSPDIDSPQQAREAAETIGMLLRSTGSVKRGLGTIRQDVNVSIAEGARVEIKGVQALDDIDDIVRREVGRQVELLSIREELVERDASVGETRDVSEVFDGTDSGVIGGALGDGGSVTAVPLYGFDGLVGREIQPDRRLGTELSDHAKRNGAGGIFHTDELPAYGVTDAEVEALREAVGAGGDDAVAIVAADTETADLAIEAVAERAATALEGVPEETRGANDDGTTRYLRPLPGAARMYPETDVPPVELDPSDVETPELLTEKVDRYQSELGLGSGLAEQVAYGRRMPLFERAVDAGIDATFAAGVLESTLTELRRDDVAVGNLTDDHLLEVMRLVEDGDLAKEGVEEVLSTVAADPTLSAEAAVEEAGLSGVSESDVRDAVSEVVDRNEEQVEAEGMGAFSALMGEAMGALRGKADGETVSDVLREEIQKRA; translated from the coding sequence ATGACCGACTTCGACTACGACGACCTCGGCCTCGTCGCGGGGCTCGAGATCCACCAGCAGCTCGACACCGCAACGAAGCTGTTCTGTCGGTGCCCGACTTCGGAACGCGACCCCGGCGAGGCGGTCCGCTCGTTCACGCGGTACCTCCACCCCACGCGGAGCGAACTCGGCGAACTCGACGACGCCGCCGTCGAGGAGAGCCGCGTCGACCGCGAGTTCGAGTATCTCGCCTACGACACCACCTGCCTGGTCGAGGAGGACGAGGAGCCGCCCCACCGGCTCGACACCGAGGCCCGAGAAGTCGCCCTCCAGATCGCGGACCTCCTGGAGATGGAGCCGGTGGGGCAGGCCCACGTGATGCGGAAACTCGTCATCGACGGCTCCAACACCTCCGGCTTCCAGCGGACGGCGCTCGTCGCCCAGGACGGCGAGATCGAAACGAGCGAGGGCGCGGTCGGCGTCGAGGACCTCCTGCTCGAAGAGGAGTCCGCCCAGCGGGTCGAGAAACGGGCCGGCGGCGTCACCTACTCCCTGGATCGGCTGGGCGTTCCACTGGTCGAGATCGGGACCAGTCCCGACATCGACTCCCCCCAACAGGCGCGGGAGGCCGCCGAGACCATCGGGATGTTGCTCCGGTCGACGGGGTCGGTCAAGCGTGGCCTCGGGACGATCCGTCAGGACGTGAACGTCTCGATCGCCGAGGGCGCCCGCGTCGAGATCAAGGGCGTCCAGGCGCTCGACGACATCGACGACATCGTCCGCCGGGAGGTCGGCCGGCAGGTCGAACTGCTCTCGATCCGCGAGGAGTTGGTCGAACGCGACGCCTCGGTCGGGGAAACCCGGGACGTCTCGGAGGTGTTCGACGGCACCGATTCCGGCGTGATCGGCGGCGCCCTCGGGGACGGAGGCTCCGTGACCGCGGTCCCGCTCTACGGCTTCGACGGCCTGGTCGGCCGGGAGATCCAGCCCGACCGCCGTCTCGGCACCGAACTCTCCGATCACGCAAAGCGCAACGGGGCCGGCGGGATCTTCCACACCGACGAACTCCCCGCCTACGGCGTGACCGACGCGGAGGTCGAGGCCCTGCGCGAGGCGGTCGGCGCCGGCGGGGACGACGCGGTCGCGATCGTCGCCGCCGACACCGAAACCGCCGACCTCGCGATCGAGGCGGTCGCAGAGCGCGCCGCAACCGCTCTTGAGGGCGTTCCGGAGGAGACCCGCGGCGCCAACGACGACGGGACAACCAGATACCTGCGGCCGCTGCCCGGCGCGGCGCGGATGTACCCCGAAACCGACGTCCCGCCGGTCGAACTCGACCCCTCCGACGTCGAGACCCCCGAACTCCTCACCGAGAAGGTCGACCGGTACCAGTCGGAACTCGGTCTCGGTTCGGGGCTCGCAGAACAGGTCGCCTACGGCCGTCGGATGCCGCTGTTCGAGCGGGCGGTCGACGCCGGCATCGACGCGACGTTCGCGGCTGGCGTCCTGGAATCGACGCTGACGGAACTCCGCCGGGACGACGTCGCGGTCGGGAACCTGACAGACGACCACCTGCTCGAAGTGATGCGGCTGGTCGAGGATGGCGACCTGGCGAAGGAGGGCGTCGAGGAGGTGCTCTCGACGGTCGCCGCGGACCCGACCCTCTCGGCGGAGGCGGCCGTCGAGGAGGCCGGCCTCTCGGGGGTGTCGGAATCGGACGTCCGCGACGCCGTCAGCGAGGTCGTCGACCGCAACGAAGAGCAGGTCGAAGCCGAGGGGATGGGGGCGTTCTCCGCGCTGATGGGCGAGGCGATGGGCGCGCTTCGCGGGAAGGCCGACGGCGAAACCGTCAGCGACGTGCTCCGCGAGGAGATCCAAAAGCGGGCGTGA
- a CDS encoding HVO_2901 family zinc finger protein, whose protein sequence is MQEVQQSRERGRDLLECRRCGARFPEGRATTDGWHYACPECDEGQGIGDGLRRV, encoded by the coding sequence ATGCAGGAAGTTCAACAGTCCCGCGAGCGCGGTCGAGACCTCCTCGAGTGCCGACGTTGCGGGGCGCGGTTCCCGGAGGGCCGGGCGACGACGGACGGCTGGCACTACGCCTGCCCCGAGTGCGACGAGGGACAGGGCATCGGCGACGGACTCCGGCGGGTATAG